One genomic segment of Erpetoichthys calabaricus chromosome 7, fErpCal1.3, whole genome shotgun sequence includes these proteins:
- the lingo2 gene encoding leucine-rich repeat and immunoglobulin-like domain-containing nogo receptor-interacting protein 2, with translation MVDCICKVMLHTALSCWQPFLGLALLVVCVSSAVGCPARCECSAQNKSVICHRKRLVAVPEGIPIETKILDLSKNKLKSVIPDEFASYPQLEELDLSDNIIGNVDPGSFNSLFNLRSLRLKSNRIKLIPLGVFTGLSNLTGLDISENKIVILLDYMFQDLHNLKSLEVGDNDLVYISHRAFSGLQSLEQLTLEKCNLTAVPTEALSHLHNLSRLRLRFLSINTLHPYAFKKLFRLRHLEIDNWPMLDAVPANSFYSLNLSSLSITNTNLSAVPFLALKHLTYLTHLNLSFNPISNIEADMFQDLSRLQELHVVGAQLLNIEPHAFQGLRALRVLNVSQNLLDTLEESAFQSSVTLETLCIDNNPLACDCRLLWILQRRQILCRGDTQPMCVAPENSRGKPFREFHDTILSSQFVCKKPKIRERKMQQVFIDEGQTAQLVCNADGDPLPLIFWITPGRKLVTVKSNGRASVLGDGTLEIKFAQVQDSGTYLCVASNAAGNDTFSASLAVKGFASDRSLYANRTSMYITDANATNTNGTNVYNMTFALDLKTILVSTAMGCFTFLGVVLFCFLLLFVWSRGKGKHKNNIDIEYVPRKSNGAVAEGGDQGGPRRFNMKMI, from the coding sequence ATGGTAGACTGCATCTGCAAAGTCATGCTTCACACTGCTCTGTCATGCTGGCAGCCATTCCTAGGCTTGGCCCTGCTGGTCGTCTGCGTCAGCTCCGCCGTCGGATGTCCGGCCCGCTGTGAATGCTCGGCACAGAACAAGTCGGTCATCTGCCACCGGAAGCGTCTTGTCGCCGTCCCAGAAGGCATCCCCATCGAGACCAAGATCCTGGACCTAAGCAAGAACAAGCTGAAGAGCGTCATCCCCGACGAGTTCGCCTCCTACCCGCAGCTGGAGGAGTTAGACCTGAGCGACAACATCATCGGGAATGTCGATCCGGGATCGTTCAACTCGCTCTTCAACCTGCGCTCCCTGCGCCTGAAGAGCAACCGCATCAAACTCATCCCCCTGGGGGTCTTCACCGGATTGTCGAACCTGACGGGACTGGACATTAGCGAGAACAAGATCGTGATCTTGCTGGACTACATGTTCCAGGACTTGCACAACCTCAAATCCCTGGAAGTAGGGGACAACGACCTGGTGTACATCTCCCACCGGGCCTTCAGTGGGCTGCAGAGCCTGGAACAGCTGACCTTGGAGAAGTGCAACCTGACCGCCGTGCCCACGGAAGCCCTGTCCCACCTCCATAACCTGTCCCGGCTCCGTCTGCGCTTCCTCAGCATCAACACCCTGCACCCGTACGCCTTCAAGAAGCTCTTCCGCCTAAGGCACCTGGAGATCGACAACTGGCCCATGCTGGACGCCGTCCCCGCCAACAGCTTCTACAGCCTCAATCTGAGCTCCCTGTCCATCACCAACACCAACCTGTCCGCCGTGCCCTTTCTGGCCCTGAAGCACCTGACGTACCTCACGCACCTGAACCTCTCCTTCAACCCCATCAGCAACATTGAGGCGGACATGTTCCAGGACCTGAGCCGCCTGCAGGAGCTGCACGTGGTGGGCGCCCAGCTCCTCAACATCGAGCCGCATGCCTTCCAGGGCCTGCGCGCCTTACGCGTGCTGAACGTCTCCCAGAACCTGCTGGACACCTTGGAAGAGAGCGCCTTTCAGTCCTCCGTCACGCTGGAGACCCTCTGCATCGACAACAACCCCCTGGCGTGCGACTGCCGTCTTCTCTGGATCCTTCAGAGGCGGCAGATCCTCTGCCGGGGGGACACGCAGCCCATGTGCGTGGCGCCGGAGAACAGCCGGGGGAAGCCGTTCCGGGAGTTCCACGACACCATCCTGTCATCTCAATTTGTGTGCAAAAAGCCCAAAATCCGAGAGAGGAAGATGCAGCAGGTCTTCATCGACGAGGGCCAGACGGCCCAACTCGTGTGCAACGCCGACGGGGACCCCCTGCCGCTGATTTTCTGGATTACGCCGGGACGGAAGCTGGTGACGGTCAAGTCCAACGGGAGGGCGTCGGTTTTGGGGGACGGCACTTTAGAGATCAAGTTCGCTCAGGTCCAGGACAGCGGCACCTACCTGTGCGTGGCCAGCAACGCCGCCGGGAACGACACGTTCTCCGCTTCCCTGGCCGTAAAGGGCTTTGCCAGCGACAGGTCCCTTTACGCCAACAGGACCTCCATGTATATCACCGACGCCAATGCCACCAACACGAACGGGACCAACGTGTACAACATGACCTTCGCTCTGGACCTTAAGACTATTTTAGTGTCCACCGCCATGGGCTGTTTCACGTTCCTAGGAGtcgttcttttctgttttttgcttctGTTCGTGTGGAGTCGCGGGAAAgggaaacacaaaaacaacatcGATATCGAGTATGTCCCCCGGAAGTCCAACGGGGCCGTGGCGGAAGGGGGCGACCAAGGAGGACCTCGTCGGTTTAACATGAAAATGATTTAA